The Rhizoctonia solani chromosome 13, complete sequence nucleotide sequence TCTGGTTGTATACATTTATAAAACGCATCAATATGGATTACGTGTAATATGTCAAACAGGGAATTATCATATATACGTTTACTGTGCAGGTTCGGAGATCTAATCCTGAGCGTGGAGCATGAAATTTGAAGGTGCAAATGGCCCTGAATCGCGGGGATTGAGGCCTTGTGCTATATCTAGGGGCTGGGAGACCGACCAATGACCTCCAGCTGCGGGTGCTTGAAGCAATCCCGTGCAATAGTGCGGtaatttttttcttttttgatAATTCTTTGATTGAAGCCGAACCGATGTACCTGACGAATACCCTTTGGGTCGCTGAGAATTTATTCTCGGACGATCGTGCACGTACGGTTGGCCTCTCAGCGCGACTGTGCTATTTAGCCTACGTTGAGGTTCAAAACTGGCCCTTTCGGACCCTGAAATCAGATATTGCAGACTCCGTCTTGCCCTGAGGGACTAGAATGATTCTATCGGGGGATATGGGCTGAGACTGAGACATGCGTTGCATACACGCGGTCTATCTTATCTACGACCAGACAAAATTCATACCAGTGCAAATGGTGTGGTCATAAACCGCAAGTGAAGTGGCTACCGGATCACAGCAAGGGGATAATACCAACGATTGTGATATACAGGATACAAATATTTATCGGGAACCAACTTTCGGTGTCCAGTCGAGATATGTGTTACTTGCATCTTCCTGTTATCAAGGCAAGCGATCAACGTGGGGTGTCAAAGAGTTCATGTCCGATCAACAGGAGTGCAATACTCATTTATGGAAACGCCCCGCCACGCTCACGTCTCTATAAAAAAAATCCAGAGCAGTGCCAGTGCAGGTCAATCCTTTACATTCGTCTCTCATGGAAAGTGTCTCGTACCCCTACCCGCTTATCCCAACACCTCCCGGGGACTGGCAGAAGAGCCTTCACGAAATGCAAGCCATTCGCATGGCTGCATTGCACAATATCATTATTCGTTCATTTAATGCGATTATTTACCATGCGCCAAATGTCACCGAGGCCGACGTACCCTCATTTATCAAGTTCTGCCGGGCGGTGGTATGTATAACTATCATCCAGAGCCGGATTATGATTACGTATTTATTCAGGCAGATGTAGTTCACGAGCATCACCAGACGGAGGAGGAAGTCATGTTTCCGTATTTGTGCGTCACTCGTCAGCCGTTATGACCATGGCAACACGCGTTGTATGCTGACATTTCTACATATACAGCGAGGAGAAGCTTGGAAAAGGTGCAATGGACGCGAATGTCAGCCAGCACCACGACTTTATGCCTCATTTCGATCAATGGAACGAGCACTGCAAAAAGATTCTCGCCAAAGAAGAGGTGTATGAATCAGCTCATTTCGTATCCATGCTCAGGAAGAGTACAGATACACTCTCGGCGCAGTCGATGAAATTCCTACCTTGGAGGTCAGCTGGGTCGATAGTAACAAAAACTGGTCTTCAGATACTTAGTTATCCACTAGGCATCCGTCATGAAAGCACACTTACTGATGCCGAATTACGCGAACTCGAGACCCGAATTGCGAAAAAGATTCAAGAATGTATCTCGGTTTGGATTTTACCCATTCTGTTCGTTAGCGGAGACTTGAGTTACAATTCGTGGTTCCCCGACGAGGTGAGTGGTGGTGCTTGTATATTTTCGCGAAAGCCGGTGTTGAGCGAGGAGAATAATTTTTTTAAAAAAGATACCGCGCCCGTAATATTCTTTGCTCGGCACATTTCGATGAGAGTTGGAGGCGATATGTGGAAGTGGGGTCAATCTGATCGCTATTCCCAGCTCAAAGATGAGTTCAAGCCCATGTACACAGCGGCTAGCGGTTAGAAAGGATTCTGTAAAGAGTTTCAAAAGCTGCCTTATCAGTCTTGTAGAGTAATAAtgtaaataaataaataaataaatagaTTTTACTGATTTATCACCGTACGCCTATTGGGCGAGTGTACGCGAGATTGTTGACTCGGAAACGTACGCACCACGTACAGTTTCAAGTGTCATTTTCAGCTCCCCTAAGCGTAAATCTGGCTGATTTTCCAGGCGTTTGAGTAGGTACTGTAGTGTGTGAGCTATTGGAATACGTGGAGTTTTGAGACGGAACCTGCAGAGGCcgcaaaacttatactggACCGATCAGGCCGGAGCCGGTACCGTTTGTCACGGACTATGTATCGTGTTTGCGCGTTGTTTATAGTACCGCGTTCCGGCTCTTGTGCACCTTGTCCACTTCCCTTCCTTACTACGTACTGCGAGCTCAACGCACACGCAGCAGAGCTTGTCCCGTCCCATTGtccccccccttttttttctgCGATTCCACACACCCACACCATTTCTGTTGGCATACGACCGGGTTTGGCTGCCCAccagctcgctcggtggctCGGCCCGGTGGCACCCCGGTTCGGCGTTCCGCCTCCCCGGCCCCCACCCTTCTATCTGCCGGTCCTGGTCGTATGTGTATTTCCTCATTTGATAATCTCTCATTTTCCTTTGTTGCATGCGCCGGTCCGAGGCCAAGTAATGTATTTGACGTTTAGCGTAATTATGCATACGTAAACGAATACCGTATCCGTCAAGCTCCCGCTTGCAACAAGCAAACGGGCTATGGCTCACAACGTCTCCCGTCCGTTGTTTTAGCGCCTTTACTCGACGAACCGTGCGATCGCTGATCCCCGTTGTAGGGTAAACCGCTTTCCCTGACATGGTACGCGACATCTGTACTACCATCTTTTTCTCATCCCTGGAAATGTTTCGTCGGTTGCCCATCGAGTAGATATGTTGTCCCATAATTATATCAAAATAACCTATATACATATGAACGGGGGGATGATAGTCAAGTTATGAGTTGGGAAGGTTGTAATATGACTCAGTACGCAATGGAGTGTCAGTTGGCTGTCCGGCTGACATGTGCTGACAAGGGATGGACTGGTGACAAAAGCTAAGAAAAAAGTCATGACATGACCGCGATATCAGTATACGACAAGAATAGAGAAATCACATGCGTCATATGACTTTTACAGAGTGACGTCGCGCCTCCTATATGCGCTTGGCGTAACCAATCTGAAGTCATTATTCCGACACATCCACATGATCCGATCTGTACCATCAAAGTGGTGGTGCGTTCTATGAAATTGCAACCCGCTATAAACTAATCACACGTGCAATGATTCAGCATTAATGAATGCGGAGGCAAAGGTCAGATGCATTCGTAAACTCACTTACCCGCATTTGAAGCGGGGTTATTCAGCGTTTGTATTTATGAGTAAGAACACGAGGTGGCCAGTTGCTGACCAGGTCGATTGTGGATAATAGCAAAAGTGGAAATTTGTAGGGAGGGTATTGCCTTGAATTCCTCGTGCATATATGATAGGAAAAGTATAAAGGGCGACTCGGTGTACCGACTGCTTCACTCACTGCCTAAAGTACACTCTTATCCAGCCAATCTTTCATCTTGCAACACTACCAAATGTCTTTCTTCAACTACGCATATACTGTTCCTTTTCCTAAGGATTCTAAAATCTCTTGGGCACAGGCGTTCGAAGCTCTGCGTCACAAGGCTCGTGATGCAACTCCGTTTGTATCGGCGGTCGCCTCCTGCGAGGTGTTGGAGGAAACCCCAAAGTACATCAAGCGAAAGGTGGCTCTGAAGACGGGCCTCGAGATGATAGAGGAGATAGACCTGTACGCGCCCATCGCTGGTAAGTGTTGCTATTTGAGAGCAGCGGGAATCGATCACTAACACCACAGTGGCAGGTAACGTTCAAATCGAACACGGGGGTATTCATCACAAACCTCATCTCCGAAAATGCTGAGGGGGAACGTTTCCTAACGTTCACTTTCCTCTTTCCCCTGCCGGGTGTCGAGTTAGGTAGTGAAGCCGAGGCAACGAGGAAAAAGGAGATGAAGGAAGCGTCCAAAGGGACGGTGGCACAAACTCTCAAGGTCACTTGGAGATGTTTGAAGAGGGAAGCTCAATTGAAGGAACTGATGTCGGGCTACAATCCAACGACATGTTCATAATCAAAGATCGTTCTCTATTCCAAATGTAAACGCTCTCATATTAGTGGATATAGAGGTTGCGTAAACGTTCTAAATCCTAAGTAGCATACAGGATGAAACTACCCGAGCGCACCTACTCCATGTTCTTACTGAACGGACCTGGTCACACAAGAATAACCGGTCGAGGTGAATTAGATTAACTACAAATGTACACAAAAAAACTATACACAGCACTGTCACAATAAATAAAACAACAACATTCAAGGGCCGTCTCATGCGCATGTATAAAACTACTGGAAAAGCAAAATCGAGTTGTGCGGGCGTGTTCCAGTCCAAACGGCAAGTAATCAAAACACATGAAAAAAATGCACATGTTAGTTCCCATCGCCTCCTTCCTTGGCATTCATCGAGGCTGCACCAATCGATGGTGCTATCAATGCCATAGCGCTGTTCCAACCAGTCGTTGGCCTTTTTAAAGTGTCCGTTTCCGAGGAAACctttgcttgcgcttagagGCGAGGGGTGCTACGAAAGTCGATCACTTTAGAGCTTTTTTCTTAGAGTAGAATAAAACGAACTTACAGCGCTTGTTAGAATGTGATGCTTTTTCTGTGTATACAAGAAACAAGCGAGAATAAGAAAAATATCAATAAATGCGGCTGAAATACGAGCAACAATCATACCTTGTCTAACCCAGCAACACGCTTACCAGCCCACGCACCCCAAGCCATAAACACCACACCCGACCAACGCCATTTGAGCCCGAAAGACTCGCGCCACCGTATTTATCTACAGCCTATTACAATCCAGCCCGTCAAAGCTCCATCACTTAAGAATTGAAAAAAGTAACAAACCTTGACAACTGCGTCTGTAAACGTCTCCCACCCCTTGCCTGCATGGCTCCCTGCCTGACTTGCTCTAACGGTAAGGGAAGTATTGAGCAAGAGGACACCTTGATTCGCCAGCTCGTTAGGTACCCGTGCTTGGGAGGTTCGAAAGAAGGATAGGTCGATTTGATTTCCTTGTACATCTGTCTTGTCGCTCAGTATTAAAGTAAAGTAAAGGGAGGCGAAGAACATACGTTGCGTAGGGAAGAGGAACTTGTACACCCGGACGGACGGAAAAGCATAGACCTGTTATTGGGGAGCTGTTAGCATACATGAGAGATGAAGGTAACGGAGACGTACCGTGAGCTTGTTTGGGGCCGTGATATGGATCTTGACCAATAATCACGACTTTGACGCGTCCGAGTGGGGTACAGCGAGACCACGAGTAAATGTCCTTTGCTATATCCAACCAAGTCAGTAAAAGCATCCAAGTGATTAATGACGTCGGTGCCGAAGCTCAGGGGCATCGCAAGTTAAAACGTAAGACGTACCTGGCGGGTAAATCTTGGTACAAAGCGTCTCTGGGTCCTTGATTCCCTCTTCCCACAAGAATTGCTTGAGCTTGATAAAGTACGGCTTCGTAAGTTCGTCTTGGAGGACTTTGAACCTGAGCAAGTAACCATATTAGAGCTACTTCCAAAAGAGGAATCGGTCCAGAATGTGATCAACGAGACTAACCAAACTTTGTTTAGCGTCTCGCACTCGAGCTGTAACAGCTTCTTTTGCTCGTCGTTTAATCCGGCAATAAAGTTGTCCATCGAAAACGGAATGTACTTGAGCGCTGTGACGCCATTGACAGTTCTCTTTGAGCCGGCGCTTGTGCTTGGTTGATCGCCTGGGGCCGGGGACGAAGAGCGCGCTGAAGCAGGGGACGAAGCCCGAGCTTTCTTGGTTACACCAAACATGGTCGCGATTCTACAATCATAATTCAAGTCAAGTCAACCCACACGTGGAtagacaaaaaaaaaacatacGAGCGCTGTCTCTTCTCCCGTATGAGCCGCGGTTTCTGGTTTGGCGGTTGCCTTGGCCTTGGTCGGACTGGACTCGGCGTTGGATTGAGAAGCACGCGGAGCATCGTCGAGGTAGTTTTCCTCGTCTTTGCTGTCTTTCGGGTCTTTAGTCGTATCTTGCTCAGTATGAGTCTCGGACTTGGTATCTTGAGCTTTCTCCAGACTCTATGTCTTCCACCTTGGCATCCTCAGCGGGCTTTGCCTTGGAAGGAGAAGACGAATGGGTCGAAGCAGGCTTTGACTTTTTCGACCTGGGAGGCATGCTAGAAAATCGAAGTAAAGGCCGAGGACGAAAGCAAGCACGCCACGAGAAGACGGAGATGGAGGTCGAGATCAAGGACGTCACggatgagtagtgcggtctTGTTGACCGAGACTGCAAGATCGAGATCCTCATTGCACGTGATCGTGCCACCACGTGACGCCCGATACGATTAGTCATTCGTCGTTTTGATCCGTTGTCCGGTTTGCGTCGCTGTGCTGGTGTTGATCACTTTTGAAAAACGACAAGGCAAGTCGGGGGTGGGTCTCTTATTGGCGGTGTACTTACATTATATACATAGATATATTATTAGACACACGTTCATTCAGCATGCGATTTTCCACTCGGTTTGTTGTGCTTGGTCTGTTTGCAGCGATTGCGAGTGCCCAGACGCCTATTCCCCCGACCGAGACGGCTCCGACTGGGTCTGTTACTCGTACTGTCAGTGATACTGTTACCACCAGTGGTACTGCACTGCCATCCAGCTCTGTCAATGGGACTATTACTGCGAGTGGCAGTCTAAACTCGACTGCGACTCTGAGTGCTACTTCCACCACTCCAACCACGACCAGTTATCCATCCTTGGGTGGGGCTTCTACTTGCGGCAAGTCATCTGTGTCTTTTAGTGTTATTTGTACTGACCGGTCATGCAGTGGCCAATTCTTCAGGTCTCGATTTCCCAGGCAAACTGCTCGACTATTATGATGTCAACTGCTACTGCAACAGGTGCGCCCTTGTTCCTCTGATGTCATTGGGCTTATATCTGTCCTAGTACACAATTCCGCTCAGGTCTTGTCCAATGCGTAGCATCAAATTGTCCCCAGGACCTGTCCAGCGCCGAGAATTACGGCCAAGTACGTCATACCATCGTTTGCTCCCTTGTCCATCCCACTCACCATTCATCCACATAGCAATTCTGCACATCGTCTCGTCAGTTTAACCTACCTCCTGCTCCATCATCTACATCGCGCGAGCAGTAGCGTGTCCCCACCCACCGGCGCACCCTCACCACACCCACGACGACGGCTACAACCACACCCAACGCAGCAGCTGCCTCACGACAAGTGGGAGAACTCGGTTGGGGGTTGGCAGCCGCACTCTTGGGATTTTTCGCGATTTGATTCGACCCCACGCTTGTTCTTGGTGCTCCTATCGTATTCCCAGTCTCGCGATTGACCCATCCCCCATGTTCAGTTCGCATTAGATCCTCGGCCTCCATTCTCCCGCGTCGGATCTCATTCATATACTATTACTAGCACATACGGACCCTTTCCTCTTTTTGTTGCCTTGTTACTTACACACTTGTCCTGCATGCAGCTTTATTTTATTTATATTCGATCGTCCGTCACCTCGTCATTTGACACTCGACCAACACGCCCAAAGGCGAGTCCTCCCGAAAACAAAAGCCAAGAATAGAAAAGCATATGAAACGCGCTATTCTTGTTCGGAACACGTTTGGATCTAAAATTCATAATGAAAAAATCCTGGATTGATCTACCGCCCATGGTCTAATGGCGCTTGATCGTGGACCCCATGTCACGATCAAGGGTGGTCTTTCCAAAATAGTCTACAAGTGCTTTATTAAGGCTGCGGTTTCTCGCGCCACGACTTGACGCGCGCGCTCGGTCCCTCTCTTTCTTGATATAAAGCTCCTTCTGGTAGTGCGAGGTCTCTATAGTGCCCCTTTATTATTAGCCTCGTAACGTCGACCACAGCAGCGGCAGTACTCTTCCAATCGCCGTGTTCCCCGTTTATTAAGTAATATAATTGCAATGGACTCGACTCGGCCAGATTACGACCACATCCTTCCTCTCCTCTCCGCTCCGAACCCATGGCGTCCTGAATCCGAGAGCGTAAGTCCTGCCTACTATACccaaaaaaaagaaaaaaagagtTGGTTCAACGCATTCTAAACTGACAAAACTCAACAGCACCTGCTAGAACCGTTTACGTACCTCACGTCCAATCCCGGCAAAGACATGCGTTCGCACCTGATCGAGGCGTTTAACCTCTGGCTCCAAGTCGGCGAACGTGAACTGGCGATTGTGGGTAAAGTGGTGAATATGTTGCATAATGCGAGTTTGATGTGCGTTgcctttttttctctctctcttgtTACCCCCCTCCCTTCCTATCTTTCTTTCCCTCTTTCCTCCCCCCCTTTATTCGGTGCCCTCACTATGGGGTTTGAGGAATTAACAACTTAACTTGTATGTGTTTTGTCGGGCGCAGGATGGACGACGTCGAAGACGATTCTCAGCTCCGTCGTGGTGCACCCGTCGCACACAAGATTTACGGAATTCCGCAAACGATTAATACTGCGAATTATGTTTATTTCTTGGCGTACCAAGAGTTGTTTCAAGTTGCGAGACTGGGATGTGTGTCTAGTTTTCTTTTctttatttatttatctTGAATGTATTTTCTGGATACTGATGCCATTGGATTTTTTAAAAAGCATCGGACAGGACAAAAGATTTAGACAAGGTCGTTACTGAAGAACTTTTAAATCTCCATCGAGGCAGGGGTTAGACTTGTTATGGAGGATACGCTCGAATGTCCGACCGAGGCCGAGTATGTTGAGATGGTCAATAGTGTGTAATCCCTTTTCACTCTTCGTAATGCTTTAATTTACGCGATGGGGGCAGAGACGGGGGTTATTTAGGATTGCGATTAAATTGATGATGGCGCTCAGTCCTGTGGAACCAAAAGTGTATGTTCCCATCGCGTTCTATCTGCTCGCCACTCTAACTCGAGCATTGTTCCGGTAGTGA carries:
- a CDS encoding Uracil DNA glycosylase superfamily yields the protein MPPRSKKSKPASTHSSSPSKAKPAEDAKSETHTEQDTTKDPKDSKDEENYLDDAPRASQSNAESSPTKAKATAKPETAAHTGEETALKARASSPASARSSSPAPGDQPSTSAGSKRTVNGVTALKYIPFSMDNFIAGLNDEQKKLLQLECETLNKVWFKVLQDELTKPYFIKLKQFLWEEGIKDPETLCTKIYPPAKDIYSWSRCTPLGRVKVVIIGQDPYHGPKQAHGLCFSVRPGVQVPLPYATQMYKEIKSTYPSFEPPKHGASQAGSHAGKGWETFTDAVVKL
- a CDS encoding CFEM domain protein — encoded protein: MRFSTRFVVLGLFAAIASAQTPIPPTETAPTGSVTRTVSDTVTTSGTALPSSSVNGTITASGSLNSTATLSATSTTPTTTSYPSLVANSSGLDFPGKLLDYYDVNCYCNSTQFRSGLVQCVASNCPQDLSSAENYGQQFCTSSRQFNLPPAPSSTSREQ
- a CDS encoding farnesyl-diphosphate synthase: MDSTRPDYDHILPLLSAPNPWRPESESHLLEPFTYLTSNPGKDMRSHLIEAFNLWLQVGERELAIVGKVVNMLHNASLMMDDVEDDSQLRRGAPVAHKIYGIPQTINTANYVYFLAYQELFQVARLGSSDRTKDLDKVVTEELLNLHRGRG